One window from the genome of Nomascus leucogenys isolate Asia chromosome 12, Asia_NLE_v1, whole genome shotgun sequence encodes:
- the SLAMF8 gene encoding SLAM family member 8 isoform X1 yields MVLRPLWSLLLWEALLPIAVTGAQVLSKVGDSVLLVAARPPGFQVREAIWRSLWPSEELLATFFRGSLETLYHSRFLGRAQLHSNLSLELGPLESGDSGNFSVLMVDTRGHPWTQTLQLKVYDAVPRPVVQVFIAVGGDAQPSKTCQVFLSCWAPNISEITYSWRRETTMDFGMEPHSLFTDGQVLSVSLGPGDRDVAYSCIVSNPVSWDLATVTPWYSCHYKAAPGKASYKDVLLVVVPVSLLLMLVTLFSAWHCGPCSGKKKKDVRADRVGPETENPLVQDLP; encoded by the exons ATGGTCTTGAGGCCCCTGTGGAGTCTGCTTCTCTGGGAAG CCCTACTTCCCATTGCAGTTACTGGTGCCCAAGTGCTGAGCAAAGTCGGGGACTCAGTGCTGCTGGTGGCAGCACGTCCCCCTGGCTTCCAAGTCCGTGAGGCTATCTGGCGATCTCTCTGGCCTTCGGAAGAGCTCCTGGCCACGTTTTTCCGAGGCTCCCTGGAGACTCTGTACCACTCCCGCTTCCTGGGCCGAGCCCAGCTACACAGCAACCTCAGCCTGGAGCTCGGGCCACTGGAGTCTGGAGACAGCGGCAACTTCTCCGTGTTGATGGTGGACACAAGGGGCCACCCCTGGACCCAGACCCTCCAGCTCAAGGTGTACG ATGCAGTGCCCAGGCCCGTGGTACAAGTGTTCATTGCTGTAGGAGGGGATGCTCAGCCCTCCAAGACCTGCCAGGTTTTCTTGTCCTGTTGGGCCCCCAACATCAGCGAAATAACCTATAGCTGGCGACGAGAGACAACCATGGACTTTGGTATGGAACCACACAGCCTCTTCACAGATGGACAGGTGCTGAGCGTTTCCCTGGGACCAGGAGACAGAGATGTGGCCTATTCCTGCATTGTCTCCAACCCTGTCAGCTGGGACTTGGCCACAGTCACGCCCTGGTACAGCTGTCATTATAAGGCAG CACCAGGGAAGGCCTCCTACAAAGAtgtgctgctggtggtggtgcCTGTCTCGCTGCTCCTGATGCTGGTTACTCTCTTCTCTGCCTGGCACTGCGGCCCTTGCTCAG ggaaaaagaaaaaggatgtccGTGCTGACAGAGTGGGTCCAGAGACAGAGAACCCCCTTGTGCAGGATCTGCCATAA
- the SLAMF8 gene encoding SLAM family member 8 isoform X2, with protein MVLRPLWSLLLWEDAVPRPVVQVFIAVGGDAQPSKTCQVFLSCWAPNISEITYSWRRETTMDFGMEPHSLFTDGQVLSVSLGPGDRDVAYSCIVSNPVSWDLATVTPWYSCHYKAAPGKASYKDVLLVVVPVSLLLMLVTLFSAWHCGPCSGKKKKDVRADRVGPETENPLVQDLP; from the exons ATGGTCTTGAGGCCCCTGTGGAGTCTGCTTCTCTGGGAAG ATGCAGTGCCCAGGCCCGTGGTACAAGTGTTCATTGCTGTAGGAGGGGATGCTCAGCCCTCCAAGACCTGCCAGGTTTTCTTGTCCTGTTGGGCCCCCAACATCAGCGAAATAACCTATAGCTGGCGACGAGAGACAACCATGGACTTTGGTATGGAACCACACAGCCTCTTCACAGATGGACAGGTGCTGAGCGTTTCCCTGGGACCAGGAGACAGAGATGTGGCCTATTCCTGCATTGTCTCCAACCCTGTCAGCTGGGACTTGGCCACAGTCACGCCCTGGTACAGCTGTCATTATAAGGCAG CACCAGGGAAGGCCTCCTACAAAGAtgtgctgctggtggtggtgcCTGTCTCGCTGCTCCTGATGCTGGTTACTCTCTTCTCTGCCTGGCACTGCGGCCCTTGCTCAG ggaaaaagaaaaaggatgtccGTGCTGACAGAGTGGGTCCAGAGACAGAGAACCCCCTTGTGCAGGATCTGCCATAA